A region from the Etheostoma spectabile isolate EspeVRDwgs_2016 chromosome 9, UIUC_Espe_1.0, whole genome shotgun sequence genome encodes:
- the naprt gene encoding nicotinate phosphoribosyltransferase isoform X1, producing the protein MAAPSGNTCGAMERSIRERVPPLLTDLYQFTMAYAYWRTGRHHEPAVFELFFRDNPFGGGFSLFAGLHDCLLFLRSFRFTDEDVEFLRSVLPPDTDPAFFQFLRDLDCSCVTLRSVPEGTVVFARVPLMEVSGPLAVVQLLETSLLCLVNYASLVCSNAARFRLAAGPRRKLLEMGLRRAQGPDGGLTASRYTYIGGFDLSSNVQAGFLFGIPVAGTMAHSYITSFTSLEEVWPQTLVAVNGEKDPVDVISLTKGWLSRVCELLGAEPGKISEGELASFLSYAIAYPQNFLPVIDSYSVGCSGLLNFCAVALALCELGYRPVGVRLDSGDLCRQSVDVHRVFRLCSEHFSIPAFDSLIIVGTNNITEQSMAELNKKENAIDVVGVGTHLVTCTQQPSLGCVYKLVEVRGKPKMKISEDPEKSTVPGRKAVYRLVDAEGHPFLDLVCLAAESPPEAGGSLNCFPLSCDDSCISVIPAQVACLRQDVFTKGQVTHPLCSAAETKAKVQSSLQTLHPRHKRLQEPDSYTVALSEKLHNLVTEIRKGSSNNRNFLLAN; encoded by the exons ATGGCAGCGCCGTCCGGCAACACATGCGGGGCTATGGAGCGCTCTATCCGGGAGCGGGTCCCCCCGCTGCTCACGGACCTGTACCAGTTCACCATGGCGTATGCGTACTGGCGGACTGGCCGGCACCACGAGCCCGCCGTGTTCGAGCTCTTCTTCAGGGACAACCCGTTCGGCGGCGGCTTCTCGCTGTTCGCCGGGCTGCACGACTGCCTGCTGTTCTTGCGCAGCTTTCGCTTCACAGACGAAG ATGTTGAGTTCCTGCGCTCTGTCCTGCCCCCGGACACTGACCCCGCCTTCTTCCAGTTTCTGCGAGATCTGGACTGCTCCTGCGTCACACTCCGCTCCGTCCCAGAGGGCACTGTGGTATTTGCCAGG GTGCCTCTAATGGAGGTTTCAGGTCCGCTGGCTGTGGTTCAGCTGCTGGAGACCAGTTTACTGTGTCTGGTCAACTACGCCAG CCTGGTGTGCAGTAACGCTGCCCGTTTCCGCCTGGCGGCCGGCCCCAGGAGGAAGCTGCTGGAGATGGGCCTCAGGAGGGCTCAGGGACCAGATGGAGGGCTCACCGCCTCACGATACACATACATTGGAG GGTTTGATCTCAGCAGTAACGTTCAGGCTGGTTTCCTGTTTGGGATCCCCGTCGCAGGGACCATGGCGCACTCATACATCACTTCCTTTACCTCCCTGGAGGAGGTGTGGCCACAA ACGCTTGTGGCGGTGAACGGGGAGAAAGATCCAGTTGACGTCATCTCGTTAACGAAGGGCTGGCTGAGTCGGGTGTGTGAGCTTCTGGGAGCCGAGCCTGGGAAGATCAGCGAGGGCGAGTTGGCTTCCTTTTTGTCGTACGCCATCGCCTACCCTCAGAACTTCCTCCCAGTGATCGACAGCTACAGTGTGGGCTG tAGTGGTCTGCTGAACTTCTGCGCTGTGGCCTTGGCGCTGTGTGAACTGGGCTACAGGCCTGTGGGAGTGCGTCTCGACAGCGGAGACCTCTGCCGGCAGTCGGTTGACGTCCATCGTGTCTTCAGACTCTGCAGCGAGCA TTTCTCCATCCCGGCCTTTGACTCGTTGATCATCGTTGGGACCAATAACATCACAGAGCAAAGCATGGCGGAGCTCAACAAGAAG GAGAATGCGATCGATGTGGTTGGTGTGGGGACACATCTGGTCACCTGCACACAACAACCCTCGCTGGGCTGTGTGTACAAG CTGGTGGAGGTGAGGGGGAAGCCCAAGATGAAGATCAGTGAGGACCCAGAGAAGAGCACTGTCCCCGGGAGGAAAGCTGTCTACAGGCTAGTTGACGCGGAGG GCCATCCTTTTCTGGACTTGGTGTGTCTTGCTGCGGAGTCTCCTCCAGAGGCGGGAGGTTCTCTGAACTGTTTCCCTCTGAGCTGTGATGATTCCTGTATCTCAGTCATTCCAGCTCAGGTCGCCTGTCTGCGCCAGGACGTGTTTACCAAAGGACAG GTCACACACCCTCTGTGCAGCGCTGCAGAAACTAAAGCAAAGGTCCAGAGCTCCCTCCAGACTCTGCACCCTCGACACAAGAGGCTGCAGGAGCCCGACTCTTACACA GTGGCGCTGTCAGAGAAACTCCATAACCTTGTCACAGAGATTCGAAAAGGAAGCTCCAACAACAGGAACTTCCTCTTGGCCAACTAA
- the c9h8orf82 gene encoding LOW QUALITY PROTEIN: UPF0598 protein C8orf82 homolog (The sequence of the model RefSeq protein was modified relative to this genomic sequence to represent the inferred CDS: inserted 1 base in 1 codon), producing MLVSSAALGCRVLAALRCLPAGYTASRSTANVTYXQGQSPVPRVREYFYYLTTKTGETFSSMTLSENFVTCFKDVKFLTFFFSRLCSNQSGRYEEDFPFLSLCGRERNFVRCDDRPMVFTHLLQSPATSPGIMGDRELLSYCGGAEKLSAPFRPEALYMHPVSGRVYHPCSERGGGVGLVRSALAIELSPFFVYAPEHGQSGQPTHFLWGGQKHTLTNELAGCFPTVEEASGQKDELG from the exons ATGTTGGTCTCCTCCGCGGCTCTCGGCTGCAGAGTTCTGGCCGCTCTGCGCTGCCTGCCCGCCGGCTACACCGCCTCCAGAAGCACCGCTAACGTCACAT TCCAGGGCCAGAGCCCGGTCCCACGTGTCCGTGAATACTTCTACTACTTGACCACCAAGACAGGTGAGAC cTTTTCCTCGATGACACTAAGTGAGAACTTCGTCACCTGCTTCAAAG ACGTGAAGTTCCTGACCTTCTTCTTCAGTCGGCTGTGCTCCAATCAGAGCGGTCGCTATGAGGAGGACTTCCCCTTCTTGTCCCTGTGTGGCAGGGAGAGGAACTTCGTGCGCTGTGATGACCGTCCCATGGTCTTCACCCACCTGCTGCAGAGTCCCGCGACGTCGCCGGGAATCATGGGAGATCGGGAGCTGCTGTCGTACTGCGGGGGGGCGGAGAAGCTGTCTGCCCCGTTCCGCCCGGAGGCGCTGTACATGCATCCAGTCAGCGGGCGCGTTTACCACCCCTGCTCGGAGCGCGGAGGGGGGGTCGGCCTGGTCAGGTCGGCTCTGGCCATCGAGCTCAGCCCCTTCTTTGTTTACGCTCCGGAGCACGGCCAATCGGGACAGCCGACACACTTTCTCTGGGGCGGACAGAAGCACACGCTGACCAATGAGCTCGCGGGATGCTTTCCCACTGTGGAGGAGGCCAGTGGGCAGAAGGATGAACTGGGATAA
- the naprt gene encoding nicotinate phosphoribosyltransferase isoform X2 has protein sequence MAAPSGNTCGAMERSIRERVPPLLTDLYQFTMAYAYWRTGRHHEPAVFELFFRDNPFGGGFSLFAGLHDCLLFLRSFRFTDEDVEFLRSVLPPDTDPAFFQFLRDLDCSCVTLRSVPEGTVVFARVPLMEVSGPLAVVQLLETSLLCLVNYASLVCSNAARFRLAAGPRRKLLEMGLRRAQGPDGGLTASRYTYIGGFDLSSNVQAGFLFGIPVAGTMAHSYITSFTSLEEVWPQTLVAVNGEKDPVDVISLTKGWLSRVCELLGAEPGKISEGELASFLSYAIAYPQNFLPVIDSYSVGCGLLNFCAVALALCELGYRPVGVRLDSGDLCRQSVDVHRVFRLCSEHFSIPAFDSLIIVGTNNITEQSMAELNKKENAIDVVGVGTHLVTCTQQPSLGCVYKLVEVRGKPKMKISEDPEKSTVPGRKAVYRLVDAEGHPFLDLVCLAAESPPEAGGSLNCFPLSCDDSCISVIPAQVACLRQDVFTKGQVTHPLCSAAETKAKVQSSLQTLHPRHKRLQEPDSYTVALSEKLHNLVTEIRKGSSNNRNFLLAN, from the exons ATGGCAGCGCCGTCCGGCAACACATGCGGGGCTATGGAGCGCTCTATCCGGGAGCGGGTCCCCCCGCTGCTCACGGACCTGTACCAGTTCACCATGGCGTATGCGTACTGGCGGACTGGCCGGCACCACGAGCCCGCCGTGTTCGAGCTCTTCTTCAGGGACAACCCGTTCGGCGGCGGCTTCTCGCTGTTCGCCGGGCTGCACGACTGCCTGCTGTTCTTGCGCAGCTTTCGCTTCACAGACGAAG ATGTTGAGTTCCTGCGCTCTGTCCTGCCCCCGGACACTGACCCCGCCTTCTTCCAGTTTCTGCGAGATCTGGACTGCTCCTGCGTCACACTCCGCTCCGTCCCAGAGGGCACTGTGGTATTTGCCAGG GTGCCTCTAATGGAGGTTTCAGGTCCGCTGGCTGTGGTTCAGCTGCTGGAGACCAGTTTACTGTGTCTGGTCAACTACGCCAG CCTGGTGTGCAGTAACGCTGCCCGTTTCCGCCTGGCGGCCGGCCCCAGGAGGAAGCTGCTGGAGATGGGCCTCAGGAGGGCTCAGGGACCAGATGGAGGGCTCACCGCCTCACGATACACATACATTGGAG GGTTTGATCTCAGCAGTAACGTTCAGGCTGGTTTCCTGTTTGGGATCCCCGTCGCAGGGACCATGGCGCACTCATACATCACTTCCTTTACCTCCCTGGAGGAGGTGTGGCCACAA ACGCTTGTGGCGGTGAACGGGGAGAAAGATCCAGTTGACGTCATCTCGTTAACGAAGGGCTGGCTGAGTCGGGTGTGTGAGCTTCTGGGAGCCGAGCCTGGGAAGATCAGCGAGGGCGAGTTGGCTTCCTTTTTGTCGTACGCCATCGCCTACCCTCAGAACTTCCTCCCAGTGATCGACAGCTACAGTGTGGGCTG TGGTCTGCTGAACTTCTGCGCTGTGGCCTTGGCGCTGTGTGAACTGGGCTACAGGCCTGTGGGAGTGCGTCTCGACAGCGGAGACCTCTGCCGGCAGTCGGTTGACGTCCATCGTGTCTTCAGACTCTGCAGCGAGCA TTTCTCCATCCCGGCCTTTGACTCGTTGATCATCGTTGGGACCAATAACATCACAGAGCAAAGCATGGCGGAGCTCAACAAGAAG GAGAATGCGATCGATGTGGTTGGTGTGGGGACACATCTGGTCACCTGCACACAACAACCCTCGCTGGGCTGTGTGTACAAG CTGGTGGAGGTGAGGGGGAAGCCCAAGATGAAGATCAGTGAGGACCCAGAGAAGAGCACTGTCCCCGGGAGGAAAGCTGTCTACAGGCTAGTTGACGCGGAGG GCCATCCTTTTCTGGACTTGGTGTGTCTTGCTGCGGAGTCTCCTCCAGAGGCGGGAGGTTCTCTGAACTGTTTCCCTCTGAGCTGTGATGATTCCTGTATCTCAGTCATTCCAGCTCAGGTCGCCTGTCTGCGCCAGGACGTGTTTACCAAAGGACAG GTCACACACCCTCTGTGCAGCGCTGCAGAAACTAAAGCAAAGGTCCAGAGCTCCCTCCAGACTCTGCACCCTCGACACAAGAGGCTGCAGGAGCCCGACTCTTACACA GTGGCGCTGTCAGAGAAACTCCATAACCTTGTCACAGAGATTCGAAAAGGAAGCTCCAACAACAGGAACTTCCTCTTGGCCAACTAA